The following are from one region of the Lacinutrix sp. Bg11-31 genome:
- a CDS encoding MFS transporter, which translates to MSNTKTSSKVPMGQKIAFGLGMLANQMFPAALGIFMVVLVQNLGFPTWMWGILFFLPRVFDSITDPIMGFISDNTRSVWGRRRQYVFLGAIIMGISFALMWQLYKDDGLMYNFTYFLIWSLVFYLGLTIFSVPYVAMGYEMSDDFHERTNIMAVAQWIGQWAWVIAPWFWVIMYDPSWFEGGADVATRTIAIWVAVACAILAMVPAVFIKSKSTKDDVSLTPLTLKTIGGSLKQIVENFKEAFKIPVFRKLCFSTFLIFNAFNTVAGFSFFIVVYYLFNGDAGAAGIWPTLLGSIGALITTFLVIPIVAKMSKTWGKKKAFLVSQGISVIGYLMLWFLFIPGKPYMFLFALPFFSFGIGSLFTLMMSMTSDVIDIDELNTGKRREGVFGAIYWWMVKFGFAIAGLLTGAIMSLVGFVPDAVNSEASVTGIRLFYSGLPIVGTLAAMWIMRNYDLTEEKAVGISAQLAKRKAEKKSKEISSGYGVGNLLGINGDLKLGKYSEIDFSNKDANHIESLFSTYLQRSINGLCFSPYIEGQDAGDILSSEQIYRRTKVISPYIKWVRSFSCIEGNELIPEAAHNNNKKAMVGAWISNDKARNEKEIEALIKLAKEGFVDIAAVGNEVLLRGDLTEEELIIYINRVKEALSGLNIPVGYVDTYYEYYNRPKLVAATDIILANCYPFWEGFAIEEALTHLRQMHALMQNVANGKKIIIAETGWPSQGETIDNAKPTKLNAMKYFIQTQEWATKEGVEMFYFSSFDESWKIRIEGELGARWGIWDKDEKLKYS; encoded by the coding sequence ATGTCAAACACAAAAACGTCTTCAAAAGTGCCAATGGGTCAAAAAATTGCTTTTGGACTCGGTATGCTTGCTAACCAAATGTTTCCTGCTGCTTTGGGTATTTTTATGGTCGTTTTAGTTCAGAATCTAGGTTTTCCTACTTGGATGTGGGGCATTTTATTTTTTCTGCCTCGCGTTTTCGATTCTATAACAGATCCAATAATGGGATTCATTTCAGATAATACAAGATCTGTTTGGGGTAGACGTAGACAATATGTGTTTTTAGGCGCTATTATTATGGGGATTTCATTTGCCCTTATGTGGCAATTATATAAAGACGATGGTTTAATGTATAATTTCACTTACTTCTTAATTTGGTCTTTAGTTTTTTATTTAGGGCTTACCATTTTTTCTGTGCCTTATGTAGCAATGGGTTACGAAATGAGTGACGATTTTCATGAGCGTACAAATATCATGGCAGTGGCGCAATGGATAGGGCAATGGGCTTGGGTTATTGCACCATGGTTTTGGGTCATAATGTACGATCCTTCTTGGTTTGAAGGTGGTGCAGATGTTGCCACGAGAACAATTGCTATTTGGGTTGCTGTTGCATGTGCTATTTTAGCAATGGTTCCTGCTGTTTTTATAAAAAGTAAATCAACTAAAGATGATGTAAGTTTAACACCTTTAACACTAAAAACAATTGGAGGTAGTTTAAAACAAATTGTAGAGAACTTTAAAGAAGCCTTTAAAATTCCAGTTTTTAGAAAATTGTGTTTTTCTACATTTTTAATTTTTAATGCGTTTAATACAGTTGCTGGCTTTTCTTTTTTTATCGTCGTATATTATTTATTTAATGGAGACGCAGGAGCTGCTGGTATTTGGCCAACCTTATTAGGTAGTATAGGAGCATTAATAACTACTTTCTTGGTAATACCTATTGTAGCTAAGATGTCAAAAACATGGGGGAAAAAGAAAGCTTTTTTGGTATCTCAAGGAATTTCTGTTATTGGTTATCTTATGCTTTGGTTTTTATTTATTCCAGGCAAACCGTATATGTTTTTATTTGCATTGCCATTTTTCTCATTCGGGATTGGAAGTTTATTTACATTAATGATGTCTATGACTTCGGATGTTATAGATATAGATGAATTAAATACAGGAAAACGAAGAGAAGGCGTTTTTGGAGCCATCTATTGGTGGATGGTAAAGTTTGGTTTTGCAATAGCAGGATTATTAACAGGTGCAATTATGTCGTTAGTAGGGTTTGTACCAGATGCTGTAAATTCTGAAGCTTCTGTAACAGGAATTAGATTATTCTACTCAGGATTACCAATAGTAGGTACACTTGCAGCCATGTGGATTATGCGTAATTATGACCTTACAGAAGAAAAAGCAGTTGGAATAAGTGCGCAATTAGCTAAACGTAAAGCTGAAAAAAAATCAAAAGAAATCTCTTCAGGATATGGAGTAGGGAATTTATTAGGAATAAATGGCGATTTAAAATTAGGTAAATATTCAGAAATCGATTTTAGTAACAAAGACGCTAATCATATAGAATCTTTGTTTTCTACATATTTACAGCGTAGCATCAACGGTTTATGTTTTAGCCCATATATTGAAGGACAGGATGCAGGAGATATCCTCTCATCAGAACAAATTTACCGTCGTACAAAGGTAATTTCACCTTATATAAAATGGGTTCGATCATTCTCATGTATTGAAGGAAACGAACTCATCCCAGAAGCAGCACATAATAATAACAAAAAAGCAATGGTTGGTGCTTGGATTAGTAACGACAAAGCACGAAACGAAAAAGAGATCGAAGCCCTAATAAAGCTTGCAAAAGAAGGATTTGTTGATATTGCTGCAGTTGGGAATGAAGTGCTTTTGCGTGGTGATTTAACTGAAGAAGAATTAATTATATACATTAATAGGGTTAAAGAAGCGTTATCAGGTTTAAATATACCTGTTGGTTACGTAGATACTTATTACGAATATTATAACAGACCAAAATTAGTGGCTGCTACAGATATTATTTTAGCAAACTGTTACCCATTTTGGGAGGGATTTGCTATAGAAGAAGCATTAACACATTTAAGACAAATGCATGCTTTAATGCAGAATGTTGCAAACGGCAAGAAAATTATTATTGCAGAAACTGGTTGGCCAAGCCAAGGAGAGACAATTGATAATGCAAAACCAACCAAATTAAACGCCATGAAATATTTTATTCAAACTCAAGAATGGGCAACTAAAGAAGGTGTGGAAATGTTCTATTTTTCTTCATTTGATGAATCTTGGAAAATTCGTATTGAAGGAGAATTAGGTGCACGTTGGGGAATTTGGGATAAAGATGAAAAATTAAAATACAGCTAA
- a CDS encoding glycoside hydrolase family 30 beta sandwich domain-containing protein: protein MNALKYGIYSLLLITMSCSNEEKQLEVEVFETSASGNNLTKLTNFSGETATDTIKLLPNNKLQTITGFGGAFTESSAYLLNRLSKKNRDTILQAYFAKDGANYSLTRTHMNSCDFSLSQYSYSPVANDMELEHFTIKEDKDDLIPMIKDAMAASEDGFKIFASPWTAAPWMKDNNEWVGGKLLPKYYDTWALFFSKYIDAYKAEDIDIWGFTVENEPHGNGNNWESMHFTPDEMTNFVQHHLGPKLEADGHGNKIILGYDQNRAGLKEWVDSMYATEETSKYFDGTAIHWYESTYKIFAEELQYAHNKAPNKYLIETEGCIDSQVPMWKNDTWYWEKEATDWGWDWASEKDKYLHPKYAPVNRYARDIIGCLNNWVDGWVDWNMVLDRQGGPNWFKNWCVAPIIVDPDADEVYFTPLYYVMAHFSKYMRPGAEVFEVENTDKDLQVAAAKNPDGSIALVVFNEGKTNKNFILVLNDKNVSIKVNAQALQTIMIAN, encoded by the coding sequence ATGAACGCACTAAAATATGGCATCTATAGCCTCTTACTAATCACAATGAGTTGTAGTAACGAAGAAAAACAATTAGAAGTTGAAGTATTTGAAACTTCAGCCAGCGGAAATAATTTAACTAAGCTCACCAATTTCTCTGGAGAAACAGCTACAGATACCATCAAGCTTTTACCAAACAATAAATTGCAAACTATAACTGGTTTTGGTGGAGCATTTACAGAATCTTCGGCTTATTTACTCAATCGTTTGAGTAAGAAAAATAGAGACACAATTCTGCAAGCTTATTTCGCAAAAGATGGAGCTAATTATTCCTTAACCAGAACGCACATGAATTCTTGTGACTTCTCATTAAGTCAATATTCATATTCACCAGTTGCCAATGATATGGAGTTAGAACACTTCACTATTAAAGAAGACAAAGACGATTTAATTCCAATGATTAAAGATGCTATGGCAGCATCAGAAGATGGTTTTAAAATCTTTGCTTCACCCTGGACAGCAGCACCTTGGATGAAAGATAATAACGAATGGGTTGGTGGTAAATTATTACCAAAATACTATGATACTTGGGCATTGTTCTTTTCAAAATATATAGATGCTTATAAAGCTGAAGACATAGATATTTGGGGATTTACTGTAGAAAACGAACCACACGGAAACGGTAACAATTGGGAAAGTATGCATTTTACACCAGACGAAATGACCAATTTTGTACAACACCATTTAGGTCCAAAATTAGAAGCAGATGGTCATGGCAATAAAATTATTTTAGGTTACGATCAAAACAGAGCAGGTCTAAAAGAATGGGTAGACTCTATGTATGCTACCGAGGAAACTTCAAAATATTTTGATGGAACAGCAATACATTGGTACGAAAGCACCTATAAAATTTTCGCTGAAGAATTACAATATGCACACAACAAAGCGCCAAACAAATATTTAATAGAAACAGAAGGTTGTATAGATTCACAAGTACCTATGTGGAAAAACGATACTTGGTACTGGGAAAAAGAAGCTACAGATTGGGGATGGGATTGGGCTTCCGAAAAAGACAAGTATTTACATCCAAAATATGCACCAGTAAATAGGTATGCTAGAGATATAATTGGTTGTCTTAATAATTGGGTAGATGGTTGGGTAGACTGGAATATGGTATTAGATAGACAAGGTGGACCAAATTGGTTTAAAAACTGGTGTGTAGCTCCTATAATTGTAGATCCAGATGCAGACGAAGTTTATTTTACACCATTATATTACGTAATGGCACATTTTAGCAAATACATGCGTCCAGGAGCAGAAGTTTTTGAAGTAGAAAATACAGATAAAGACTTACAAGTTGCAGCAGCCAAAAATCCAGATGGCTCAATTGCGCTGGTGGTATTTAATGAAGGTAAAACGAATAAAAATTTCATTTTAGTATTAAACGATAAAAATGTAAGTATTAAAGTAAATGCACAAGCTTTACAAACAATTATGATAGCTAATTAA
- a CDS encoding glycosyl hydrolase family 17 protein encodes MMSCNRNNKDKQTRKIQKKLTAKDILGNPDYLAISYGGYRETTRDSQPLIKELKNDLKLLSAMGIKVLRTYNVQPNLPHAANLLEAITELKKEDQTFEMYVMLGAWIDCLNAWTDQPLNHDIESPNNASEIDRAVALANQYPDIVKVIAVGNEAMVKWATSYYVQPNIILKWVKHLQALKASDKLPKDLWITSSDDFASWGGADDFYKVEDLENIIKSVDYISMHSYPYHNTHYNPQFWGVPEVEYEHTELEKIDNAMKRAIEFSKKQYDSVSNYVKSLGVDKPIHIGETGWASTSNGFYGNGGSRATDEYKQGLYYKLMREWTDKEGISCFYFEAFNEKWKDAHNPEGSENHFGLFTIDGKAKYPIWDLVDKGVFRGLTRKGNTITKTYNGSIKKLLEEVLVPPSKHEIMNR; translated from the coding sequence ATGATGTCATGCAATCGAAATAATAAAGACAAACAAACCCGTAAAATCCAAAAAAAATTGACAGCCAAAGATATATTAGGAAACCCAGATTATTTAGCAATTTCTTATGGTGGCTACCGCGAAACAACAAGAGACAGTCAGCCTTTAATTAAAGAGCTTAAAAACGATCTAAAACTATTGTCTGCAATGGGAATAAAAGTGTTGCGCACTTATAATGTGCAACCAAATTTACCACATGCAGCTAATCTTTTAGAGGCCATTACAGAACTTAAAAAAGAAGATCAAACATTTGAAATGTATGTAATGCTTGGCGCATGGATAGATTGCCTTAATGCATGGACAGATCAACCTCTTAATCATGATATCGAAAGCCCAAATAATGCAAGTGAAATTGATAGAGCTGTGGCTTTGGCAAACCAATATCCAGATATTGTAAAAGTAATCGCTGTTGGTAATGAAGCTATGGTAAAATGGGCAACCAGTTATTATGTTCAACCAAATATTATTTTAAAATGGGTAAAGCATCTACAAGCTTTAAAGGCTTCAGATAAATTACCAAAAGACTTGTGGATAACAAGTTCAGACGACTTTGCTTCTTGGGGAGGAGCCGATGATTTCTATAAAGTTGAAGATTTAGAAAATATAATTAAATCTGTCGATTATATTTCTATGCATTCTTATCCATATCATAACACACATTATAACCCACAGTTTTGGGGAGTTCCAGAAGTTGAATATGAACACACCGAACTTGAGAAAATAGATAATGCTATGAAACGTGCTATTGAATTTTCTAAAAAGCAATACGATAGTGTTTCTAATTATGTAAAAAGTCTAGGTGTAGATAAGCCTATTCATATTGGTGAAACAGGTTGGGCAAGTACCTCTAATGGTTTTTATGGAAATGGAGGATCTAGAGCAACCGATGAGTATAAGCAAGGTTTATATTATAAGTTGATGAGAGAATGGACTGATAAAGAAGGTATTTCGTGTTTCTATTTTGAAGCTTTTAATGAAAAGTGGAAAGATGCACATAATCCTGAAGGGTCAGAAAATCATTTTGGATTATTTACCATAGATGGAAAAGCAAAATATCCAATTTGGGATTTAGTAGATAAAGGTGTTTTTAGAGGCTTAACCCGAAAAGGAAATACTATAACTAAAACTTACAATGGTAGCATTAAAAAACTCTTAGAAGAGGTTTTAGTTCCACCATCAAAACATGAAATTATGAATAGATAG
- a CDS encoding immunoglobulin-like domain-containing protein — MKQLFNKTKSILILVLALSFLGCNEDDDALPQIVAGFTHTIDFNTRTVTFINTSTKATRYSWAFGDQTTLAEESTSTEVNPIKKFANNGSYTIVLTASNSAGASDTYSDTIIFLDAEIPLITLIGDATMNVTLGDAFTDPGATALDDVDGDITPSIVVGGDTVDTAVEGSYIITYDVMDTQGNEAIQVTRTVNVTTIVCTQETSESIAAVDLNITFQTNTPAVVEDNATFTWIDNPDAADPLNTSCKVGQVIRANNSPYDNIQIDLTDKLDFIASEGVKMKVWSPVSNTPVLLKLEEIGNAGNSVELLATTTVVNGWEELTFDFEATTTPQFNKMVIFFNFNVADASTYYFDDLMVYGTGSGTGGSCVPETSQSLNTADINITFMSDPAAAGSGVTFIEDNATYEYVDNPDVSTAVNNSCKVGKVTKLGVESWDNIQIDFADKITFTNGSNFTVKVFSPVSGYKVTFKLEDTADGNINTEVASTISTTSTNAWEELTIPFGASDSNKYDKLVIFFDLEGPANTNTYYFDDLKLNLGTGGSGGGGGTYDLTQTIDFESTGFGANWAWNVFENVGNAPLEFVNNPDASGINTSTSVAKITALQAGAPWVGTETAHGEMGITWDLSSSNAIIKIMVYKTIISDVGIKLVNPAGGAQEEIKVSNTVINQWEELTFDFTGRIGNGLDGSTNIDQIVVFPDFDAARSSDNVVYFDNITFN; from the coding sequence ATGAAACAATTATTTAACAAAACTAAAAGTATTTTAATACTAGTATTAGCCTTATCTTTTTTAGGTTGTAATGAAGATGATGATGCGTTACCTCAAATAGTAGCAGGTTTTACACATACTATCGATTTTAATACCAGAACAGTTACTTTTATTAATACATCTACAAAAGCTACAAGATATTCATGGGCCTTTGGAGATCAAACTACTCTAGCGGAAGAATCAACTTCAACAGAGGTGAATCCAATAAAAAAATTCGCTAATAATGGTTCGTATACCATTGTTCTTACTGCTTCAAATTCTGCTGGTGCTTCTGATACTTATTCAGACACAATAATCTTTTTAGATGCTGAAATCCCTTTAATTACCTTAATAGGAGATGCAACAATGAATGTAACTTTAGGAGATGCTTTTACAGATCCGGGAGCAACAGCTCTTGATGATGTAGATGGAGATATTACACCAAGTATTGTTGTTGGTGGTGATACCGTTGATACTGCTGTAGAAGGTAGTTATATCATTACTTATGATGTAATGGATACTCAAGGCAATGAAGCGATACAAGTTACTAGAACAGTTAATGTTACTACTATAGTATGTACTCAAGAAACTTCAGAATCAATAGCAGCAGTAGATTTAAATATCACTTTTCAAACGAATACGCCTGCTGTAGTTGAAGATAATGCAACATTTACTTGGATAGATAATCCAGATGCTGCCGATCCATTAAACACCTCATGCAAAGTAGGTCAGGTAATAAGAGCTAATAACTCTCCTTATGATAATATACAAATTGATTTAACAGATAAATTAGATTTTATTGCCTCTGAAGGTGTAAAAATGAAAGTTTGGTCTCCTGTATCAAATACACCAGTTTTATTGAAATTAGAAGAAATTGGTAACGCTGGAAATTCCGTAGAACTACTTGCTACTACAACTGTAGTTAATGGTTGGGAAGAATTAACTTTTGATTTTGAAGCAACAACAACACCGCAATTTAATAAGATGGTGATTTTCTTCAATTTTAACGTAGCAGATGCTAGTACATATTACTTTGATGATTTAATGGTATATGGAACAGGTTCAGGAACAGGAGGTTCTTGTGTGCCAGAAACATCACAGTCATTAAATACAGCAGACATTAATATAACTTTTATGAGTGATCCGGCAGCTGCAGGTAGTGGTGTAACGTTTATTGAAGATAATGCTACTTATGAGTATGTTGATAACCCAGATGTTAGTACTGCCGTAAATAATTCTTGTAAAGTAGGTAAAGTAACCAAATTAGGTGTAGAGTCTTGGGATAATATACAGATTGACTTTGCAGATAAAATTACGTTTACAAACGGTTCTAATTTCACTGTCAAAGTATTTTCACCAGTCTCGGGTTATAAAGTGACTTTTAAGTTAGAAGATACGGCTGATGGTAATATAAATACAGAAGTAGCTTCTACTATAAGTACAACTAGCACAAACGCATGGGAGGAATTAACGATTCCATTTGGTGCTTCAGATAGTAATAAATATGATAAACTTGTAATATTCTTCGATTTAGAAGGGCCTGCAAATACAAATACGTATTATTTCGATGATTTAAAATTAAACCTTGGTACTGGCGGAAGCGGTGGTGGTGGTGGTACTTACGACCTTACACAAACAATTGATTTTGAGTCTACTGGATTTGGAGCTAACTGGGCTTGGAATGTATTTGAAAATGTTGGTAATGCACCATTAGAATTTGTAAATAATCCTGACGCTTCAGGAATAAACACATCTACTTCTGTTGCAAAAATCACAGCATTACAAGCAGGTGCGCCATGGGTTGGAACTGAAACAGCGCATGGAGAAATGGGTATAACATGGGATCTATCTTCTTCTAATGCTATTATTAAAATTATGGTTTATAAAACGATAATTAGCGATGTTGGAATTAAATTAGTAAATCCTGCTGGAGGAGCTCAAGAAGAGATTAAAGTATCAAATACCGTTATTAATCAGTGGGAAGAATTAACATTTGATTTTACTGGACGTATAGGAAATGGACTAGATGGCTCTACAAATATTGATCAAATAGTTGTTTTTCCTGATTTTGATGCTGCAAGATCATCAGATAACGTAGTATATTTTGATAACATCACTTTTAATTAA
- a CDS encoding family 16 glycosylhydrolase, producing the protein MNKINYKKDLLKTISMFFIAMLFLAITSCSTNEKQTVANFTEIVMQDEFNTDGAPNNALWNFNIGNGENGWGNNELQYYTDRTENVKVENGYLLITAKEEQYNGSSYTSSRLLTEGKFDQAYGRFEASIRLPYGQGMWPAFWLLGEDCDEVIWPQCGEIDIMEYRGQEPTTVHGTVHGPGYSAGEAITKSYTLENDRFDTGFHVFGIEWTPEYINYYVDDVLYNQITPEDVTGEWVFNKPFFIIINLAVGGNYVGYPNTETVFPQTMLVDYVRVYKNISN; encoded by the coding sequence ATGAATAAAATCAATTATAAAAAAGATCTATTGAAAACGATTTCTATGTTTTTTATAGCAATGTTGTTTTTAGCAATTACAAGTTGTTCAACAAACGAAAAACAAACTGTAGCAAACTTTACAGAGATTGTTATGCAAGATGAGTTTAATACTGATGGAGCACCTAATAATGCACTTTGGAATTTCAACATAGGTAATGGCGAAAATGGTTGGGGAAATAATGAACTTCAATATTATACAGATCGTACAGAAAATGTAAAAGTAGAAAATGGCTATTTGTTAATTACAGCAAAAGAGGAACAATATAATGGATCTTCTTATACATCATCACGACTTTTAACAGAAGGTAAATTCGATCAGGCTTATGGTCGTTTTGAAGCAAGTATAAGATTACCATATGGTCAAGGTATGTGGCCAGCTTTTTGGTTACTTGGAGAGGATTGTGACGAAGTTATTTGGCCGCAATGTGGAGAAATAGATATCATGGAATATCGAGGACAAGAACCAACTACAGTTCATGGAACTGTTCATGGACCGGGTTATTCAGCTGGTGAAGCTATAACAAAATCTTACACTTTAGAAAATGACCGTTTCGATACAGGTTTTCATGTATTTGGCATAGAGTGGACACCAGAATATATTAATTACTATGTGGATGACGTATTATACAACCAAATTACACCAGAAGATGTCACTGGCGAATGGGTGTTTAATAAGCCGTTTTTCATTATTATTAACCTAGCAGTAGGTGGGAATTATGTTGGCTATCCAAATACAGAAACAGTATTTCCACAAACCATGTTAGTAGATTACGTAAGAGTTTATAAAAATATTAGTAACTAA